The following are from one region of the Aquipuribacter nitratireducens genome:
- a CDS encoding GtrA family protein produces the protein MLRRLYGTIHGALALVVREAMKFGVVGAVAYVVDLGVFNLLVHVGSDPVLQERPLTGKVVSVCVATLVAWLGNRYWTFRRRRRSAVPRELFLFAVVNVGGLLLALVPLAVSRYVLGLTSALADNIAANVVGLALGTLFRFVMYRTVVFTELREGEPGAAPAVVEGAAAVSPGADPEPGSQAGSAQRGSRFSTKAAMPSTRSGPPTT, from the coding sequence GTGCTGCGACGCCTCTACGGGACGATCCACGGCGCCCTCGCGCTCGTGGTGCGGGAGGCCATGAAGTTCGGTGTCGTGGGGGCGGTCGCCTACGTCGTCGACCTCGGGGTGTTCAACCTGCTGGTCCACGTCGGCAGCGACCCCGTCCTCCAGGAGCGCCCCCTCACGGGCAAGGTCGTCTCGGTGTGCGTCGCGACGCTCGTCGCGTGGCTCGGCAACCGCTACTGGACCTTCCGCCGCCGGCGCCGCTCCGCCGTGCCGCGGGAGCTGTTCCTCTTCGCGGTCGTCAACGTCGGTGGGCTGCTCCTCGCGCTCGTCCCGCTCGCCGTCAGCCGGTACGTGCTGGGTCTGACCTCGGCCCTCGCCGACAACATCGCGGCGAACGTCGTGGGCCTCGCGCTCGGCACCCTGTTCCGGTTCGTCATGTACCGGACGGTCGTCTTCACGGAGCTGCGGGAGGGCGAGCCGGGCGCCGCGCCGGCGGTCGTCGAGGGCGCCGCGGCGGTCTCGCCGGGAGCGGATCCGGAGCCCGGGTCTCAGGCGGGGTCGGCCCAGCGGGGCTCGCGCTTCTCGACGAAGGCCGCGATGCCCTCGACGCGGTCCGGGCCGCCGACGACCTGA